AAATTGCTGGCTTCCCCCAAGACCTTGTCTCCTCAGTTCATATATTTCGGACCCTTAGCCGTCGTGCACTTGGATTATACCCAATATGGATACCAAAAGCCCCGAACAACCTGCCCCTGCTGCTCCGCATGCTCATGAGTGGTCCAGCTCGTTCTGGGACTGTTTCTCTCCCACTGAAACCTGTAAGGGATCCTTGACCTCTCAATTGCCTCGCCTCCTCCGTCCCCCCATATCTCATCTACGATCAATTTGCTGACATTTATCCCTTCAGGTCTCATCGGCTGGTGTGCACCATGCTGCCTGTTCGGCAAGACCCAATCTCGCCTTCAGGACCCCGCTCTGAAGGAGCACCAATACGTCAACGGTGATGTATGCATTGTCCAGTGTCTTCTCATACAAATAAGCAATGATACTAACCGCCACCTGTATCCATAGTGCTGCCTCTACGCACTCTCCAGCTACTGCGGCC
The DNA window shown above is from Aspergillus fumigatus Af293 chromosome 1, whole genome shotgun sequence and carries:
- a CDS encoding PLAC8 family protein, with the protein product MDTKSPEQPAPAAPHAHEWSSSFWDCFSPTETCLIGWCAPCCLFGKTQSRLQDPALKEHQYVNGDCCLYALSSYCGLYWVLLMIKRGQLRERFGIQGSTFQDCWQSYLCPCCTLVQNEKEVEARFSNTTQVGYQPPSGMAYPQ